CCGGAGGATCTGTTCGCAGATTTTATCTGGGGGAAGAACTATGCGACTAACCGTTGCAGGTTGTTCACCAACTAGCGCCGATTCCGATGGAATTTGACAGACTCCGACCTATGCCCTTTCTGCACGACCACAGAAGCGACGGCCCACATGCTTCTCCACTGTTCTGCTGCCGCCGATGTCTGGTCGGCGGTTGACTCTCTTAACGTCAACCCTGACGGCTGCGCCTCCATAGAAGATTTACCTGGGCCTCAACCTTAATGCAAGGTTCGCAACACGGTTATTATAGCTCTCCTCTGGAGCTTATGGAAAAGACGAAACGCTAAAGTCTTGAGAAACGAAGATGCATCCGTAGGTCTTGTCCTGCGACGTGCTGCTCAAGACATTTTTCTTTGGTCCAGTAGGTGTGTTAAAGCTGCTCGAAAGCAAATCTTGCTCGATTGGGGGATCATGTTGTCCCAGCTAGATGTAGCATAGAGTTTCTTTTGTTTTCTccttcctctccccctccccacCTTCTTTGTACATTCTCTCTGTAAAACCCCAAAATTAATAAAGTGTTCAGGCTGGCTTTGCCCGCCGTAGTTCCCTCAAAAATATTATGGGCATGAAATCAGTACATTGCTTGAACACTTGTATGCGCTTAGGTACCTACTCTTTTTCTGTTGTTGCGTGGACACTTCTTTTTTGACACGTTAAGCATCTCTACACGAACTCGTATACGTATCGGAAGGCAACGTACGTCGGTTATTTGTACCCTGTCCTGGTCCCCACGCAAGACATAAACCTTGGCAGATCCGCAGATCGCACGCCGACGCCGCGCGATGGATCATCGGCAGACCGCCGGCCACGCCAGACAGGCTCGTGAGGACCGCCTGAGCAAGCTAGGCGACAGCGTGCTCGGCCACATCCTCTGCTTCCTCGGCACCAAGGAGGCCGCGCGCGCCGCTGCCCTCTCGTCGCGGTGGCGCGACATCTTCGCCAGCGTCCACACCGTCGCCCtggaggagccggaaaagcccgTCCCCGACTACGACCATAACGGTGGATACTACGACCCCAATCCGCCGCCGCCCTTCAACCTCGTCGTCCAGAAGGCCCTCTGCGCCCGCAGCCGCCGTCCGTTCCCCGCTGCCGCACCGGTGCCgctgcgcgcgctccgcgtcgccTTGGAAAGTTACGCCGGCGGCGACGCCTCCACGGTGGACCAGTGGGTCACCGGCGCCTTGATGCATGCCGGCCCAGAGCTCCAggtccacctccgcctccgccgcgtcCCCGTCTGCCTCCGACCTGACCCCATCCACGACGCCGCTGGCTCAGACAAGGACCACGCTGCTAGCTCAGACGAGGACGTCGGCGAGACTCCCGTTGCTCCCGAGGCTATCGATGAGAACGACGATGTCGCCTCTAGCGCCGACGAGTCGGCTCCACAATACTGGCAGCTGCCGCCTGCAGTGTACACCGTCCCCGGGCAGCTCTTCTCCTCCACCGCGTTGCGAGCACTCTGTCTTGGCTCCTGCAGGCTCTGCCCGCCGGCGACCATCAGACTGGCGGCGCTCAGAGCTCTCCACCTCACCCACGTCCCCGACGAGGAGGAGCACGTGCAGAGGCTCATCTCCGCGTGCACATTGCTCGCTGATTTGACGCTGGAGGCCTGTGCCACGGTGACCACGCTCTCCCTCCTCGACAACACGCGTCTCCGCGGGCTTACAATCCGGTGCTGCCACAACCCACAAGCTTGCCACCGTCACCGTCGACCCGACAGAGCTTCGATCTTTGGAGTACCGTGGCGGTGTCCCAGGCAAATCGTTTCTCACCGTGCCGGGGGGCGGTGGTTTTCCGTCCATCACGTCATGCAAACTCGACATTTGCGCAGTCTGCGTCGATGAGGCATCGTCACGAGAACAGTTTGCCATGCTCGGTTCCTTCCTGCAACAGTTCACGTTGGCGAAATACCTTCACCTGTCCTCCGTTTGCATGGGCTCCTGCTTTGTGGAGCTTCCCGCGTTCCCGGGCCTCCGCTACCTCCAGCTAAACGGGCGTGCGTTACACAACGACCCTGGCCATGTCCTTGTCGCCTCGACAAACACAATTCTCGAGCAAGCTCCGAACCTTGAGCGCCTGACCCTCTTCTTTGAACCACCACCTCCGGAAACACACCATGAGGGGCGCCATCAGCACTACTTCCGGGACCGCAAAAGAGTGGAGCTCCTCGACGCTCACCATCTTCACTACAACCTGTACGACAGCCTAGACAACGCGCTGAGGGCGAGCGTACCGATCGCGCCCTGCCTGAGGAGCCGGGTGAGAAGTGTAGAGAGATAATTTACAATACAATGATGATGCATTGATAGGGTGCTGGTGCATGTATATATATTACAAGGGAAGGCCTCTACCTCAACTATTCAATACTAGGAGGTGGGCCACAACTGCAATACACGTGCATACAAAATATATACTCAAcaccccccgcagtcgaagcgtcgcTGGAGACACAGAGACTGGACCGGAACTCCTCGAAAACAGGAGTAGGCAATCCCTTAGTCATCAAATCAGCAAACTGTTGCGTCATCGGCACGTAGAGAACCCGAACACGGCCAAGGGCAACCTGCTCGCGCACGAAGTGAATAtcgagctcaatatgcttcgtccgtcgatggtgcaccgggttggcggagaggtagacCGCGCTGACGTTATCGCGGTAGACAAGAGTGGCCTTGTGAACGTCACAAAGCAACTCCTGAAGCAGCTGACGTATCCAAGAGCACTCGGCCCCGGCATTAGCCACGGCGCGATACTCTGCCTCGGCGCTGGAGCGGGAGACCGTGGGCTGCCGCTTCGATGACCAAGAGATCAACGAGGGCCCAAGGTAGACGCAGTAGCCTGACGTAGAGCGTCGCGTGTCGGGGCAGCCAGCCCAGTCAGCATCCGAGTAGGCCACGAGGTCGGTGGAGGCAGAGGCCGTCAGGGTGAGTCCCAAGGATATGGTGCCGCGTATGTAACGGAGAATACGCTTCACCAGAGTCCAGTGAGCGTCACGCGGGGCGTGCATATGAAGGCACACCTGCTGAACAGCGTACTGCAGGTCGGGGCGAGTCAGCGTCAAGTACTGTAAAGCACCGACGATAGAGCGATAAAACGCTCCATCGGATGCGAGAGACCCCTCCAAAGCAGAGACCTTCGCCTTCGTGTCGACGGGGGTGGGTGCCGGCTTGCAATTAAGCATACCGGCATGCTCAAGAAGCTCGTGGGCGTACTTCTGCTAATGCAGAAAGAAACCGTCAGCCCGGCGGATCACCTCGATGCCGAGAAAGTAGTGCAGGGGGcccaagtccttgagggcgaactCATCATGAAGACGAGCAGTCAGCCGCTGAAGGAGATCGGGGCAGATGCCgtgaggatgatgtcgtcgacgtagagcAGTAGATATGCAGTGTCAGCTCCCTGATGATACACAAAGAGTGAGGCATCGGAGCGAGTGGACCGAAAGCCCAGAGACTGCAGGAAGGCTGCGATACGCAAGCCCGAGGCGCCTGCTTCAACCCGTAAAGAGAGCGGGAAAGCAAGCACACAAAGTCGGGGTGCTCGGCATCGACGAAACCAGTAGGCTGCTCATAGAACACCTGCTCGGCGAGATGACCGTGCAAGAAGGCGTTGGAAACGTCCAACTGATGCACAGGCCAGGCGCGCGAGACGGCCAGCTGAAGGACGGCGCAGATCGTGCCCGGTTTCACAACCGGGGcaaaggtgtcggtgaagtccacaCCCGCACGCTGCCGAAAACCACGAACCACCCATCGAGCCTTGTAGCGCTCGAGAGAACCGTCTTGTGGCGAAACACCCACTTTCCAGAGATGATGTTGGCACGGAGGGGTCGCGTAACAAGCTGCCACGTGCGGTTGCGCTGAAGGGCATCGAACTCCTCCTGCATCGCAGCCAGCCAATGGGGATCCCGAAGGGCGGCACGAGCGGAGTTGGGGATGGGTGATGGCGTCGATGTCGAGGCAGCGCACGCATACTCGTCGGAGGAGTAGCACGTGCTCGGCCGATGCACACCTGCACGGGCACGGGTGACCGGGCCGGCGGGTGCCGCGGCAGCGAGGGCCACCGCGGCGGCGGGGGTCGCAGCCACAACAGGGGCGCCCACGGCGGCGGGGGCCGCGGCGTCAGGGGCCGCGACGGCGCCAGCCGAGCCAGCCGCAGAGGAGGCGACGGGCGAGGTCGAGGTCGAGCCCGTCGCAGGAGTAGTGTCGCCGGGGGTGGCGGGTGGGGTGCCTGTTGGCTCAACCTCGGGCGAGGGAGCCGGGGACCCAGGGGCCCGGTCGGACTCAACCTCAGGTGAGCGAGTCGAGAACCCGGGAGGGGGCGGCAGAAGGCGCCGGGTCGGGGGAGCCGCCGCGCATCGCCCCAAGTAGGGGGCGCGGGGGCCGAGGGAGCCGCGGCCGGAGGAACCTGAAAAAAAGGGAACACCGTCTCGACGAAGTACATGTGCCTCGAGGTGTACACACGATGAGTGACAGGATCATAGCACCGGTAACCTTTAGTGTTGGGAGGGTAGCCAAGAAAGATGCATGGGACGGAGCGGGGGTGCAAGCTTGTGTGGCGTGGTGGACGCGGTGCTAGGATAACAGAGACACCCAAATATGCGAAGACCATCATAGGATGGTGGTGTACCGAAAAGAAGGTGGTGAGGGGTGTAGTTCCACTGGGTACGACACAGACGAATGTTGACTAAGAGAGAGGCGGTGGCGAGAGCATCCGGCCAGAACCGAGCGGGCACGTTAGCGTGAAAGACCAACGTGCGAACGCAGTCATTAAAAGTGCGGAGAATGCGCTCGGCGCGGCCGTTCTGCTAGAAAGTGTAGAGGCAAGTCAGACGGAAGGTGGTGCCGTGAGAGGCGAGAAGTGAGCGAAGAGCGACGTTGTCAAACTCTTTTCCGTTATCAGTTTGGAGTGCAAGTATGGGGCGACCGAACTGAGTGGTGACGTAGGAATAAAAGGTGGTGAGTGTGGCTAAAGCATCGGATTTACGACGAAGAGGAaaagtccacacataatgagaatAATCATCTAAAATCACCAAATAGTATAGATAGCCCGTGTTACTCGCAACGGGAgacgtccaaacatcactatgaatCAACTGAAACGGAAAAAGTGGACACTGAAGTAGACgcactaaagggaagacgcacgTGCTTGCCCAAACGACAAGCCTCACAAGTATGCTCGTCGAGCTTATTACATGAGAAAGAAAAACTCCTAAGAATCTGACGCAAAACTGCCGGGTTGGGGTGGCCCAAGAAAGCATGCCAAAGGTCGACACCAGCGGAGAGAGCGACGGGTGTGGAAGTGGAGGCGCCGGCGTGCACGGGATAGAGCTCGTCAGGACTATCACATCGGTGAAGCACCATCCGGGTACGGGCGTCCTTCACAGAAAAGCCAACACCGTCAAATTCAACAGTAAGAGGATTCTCACGAGTAAGACTACGAACAGAGACTAAGCTAGTGACTAAGTCAGATGAAACAAGAACGTTAGACATAGTGATAGGTGTGGAACTAGAAGGAAAACTAGTGCTACCGACATGGGTGATGGGTAAAGAGGAACCGTTACCAACGGTGATGCGAGTGGGAGTGTGAACAGGAGTGGAGGAGGAAAGGTTACCGGGATGAGCTGTCATGTGCGCAGTAGCACCCGAGTCCATGTACTAGTCGCCTCCACCGCCATAGGTGCTCGGCGACGGCGCCGAGTGTAGGGCGGCAAGGAGGGCGGGGTCCCATGGTGCAGGTGCCGGCGGTGGTAGCTGACCTCCATAGGGcggcgcctgggcgggtgcgccGTAGCCACCGAGGGGTGGCGGCGCGAGCGGGGCACCTTAGGGCTGGTAGGTGGCACCGACGAACGCCTGGTGGCCCGCGGGACGAGGGCCAAAGAGACCCGGTGCAGGAGCTCGTGGGACGGGCATATGATAGGCGTGGACGACGCCCGTCCACGGGTTCTGCCCGGCGGCCCACGGCGGGGGCGGCTGCTGGAAGCGGGGCGCCCCTGTACCTGGCGCCTGCTGCTGCTGCGGCTGCTGCTGACGGCGGCCTCCGCCACCCCACCGCTTGCGCCGGCCCCCGCCACCTTGCGGCTGCTGGGAAGGCGCggggggcgcgggcggcggcgggtagTTGCCGGTGGGCGCGGGTGGCGGGGCGGACGGGGGGCTGCCGGAGGAGCGGGGCCGCCGCGGGTGGTaccggcggcgagggcggtgtGCTGGACCCGCTGCTTCAGCTTCGTCATCCAGCGCTCCTCAAGTTTGAGGTATGCGACAACGCGCTGGAAGGTGGGTTGTGGCAGCAGGGTGAGGTTGGACGTCGCGTTGCCGAAGTCCTCATTGAGACCGGCGGTGAGGGTGGTCAGCATGAGGTCGTCAGAGACCTTAGCGCCGATCGCGAAGCTCGTCGGCGAGCATCTTGAGCCTCATGTAGTACTCATCGATGGTGGAGTTGTCCTGGTGACAACCGAAGAACTCCTGCTGCAAGAAAACAAGGCGCTGAAGTTTGTTGTCGGTGAAGAGCGAGTTGATCTTGCCCCACACTGTGCAGGCgtcgtcgtcctcggcgacgaCAGTGTGGAAGATGTCCTTCGAGACCATCTGGTAGAACCAACGGATGATCGTGGCCTCGATGGCGGACCACTCCGGGTCGCCGCGCATGTACGCGTTGTCCACGGAACCGTCGATGTGCTCGGTGAGATAGTACTCGCGGAAGACAAGGTTGAAGTAGGTCTTCCATGCGTAGTACGACGTGCTGGAGCTGTCGAGAAGGATAGGGAACCGCGCCTCAATATTGAGGTCacggatggcggcggcggagggctcGGGGCCAGCGAAGGGGTTGGACGAGTGAGTCGTGGAGGAGCCGGGAGAGGAGGGCCACGACATGGCGGCGACGTGCGGGTGCGAAGGgacggctagggttagggttttgtGGAGTAGAGAGGAGGCGGTAGCAGCGGCAGGTGGTGCGGCTGCGGGACAGCGATGCAGGGAAGCAGCGGTCGGGCGGGATGCGGGCGGCTCGGCTGGGACCTGGGAAGCGAAGGGCGGCTCGGCTGGCGTGGAGCTAGGCGCGCGGCAGGAAAGCGAGCGGCAGGAAGGTACGCGCGCGGGGTGGCGTGGTTGGCGTGGAGCGAGGCGCGCGGTAGGAGAGCGAGCAGCAGGGAGGCACGTGCGCAACTTGGCGGGCGGCTGGATCGATGGGGCGCGCGACTTGGCGGGCGGCGATATCAATCGGGAAACGAGCGGAAGCAAGCACAGCTGCGGCGGGGCGGGAAAGGAGAGAgaggggcacggcggcggcacgTGCGGTGATGGggtacggcggcggcggcacgtgGAGGCGTGGCGGCGGCAGCTGACCCTAGGGTTAGACCGAAGAGTCTGATACCATGTAGAGAGATAATTTGCAATACAACGATGATGCATTGATAAGGTGCTGGTACACGTATATATATTACAAGGAAAGGCCTCTACCTTAACTATATAAGACTAACAGGTAGGCCACAACTGCAATACA
The Aegilops tauschii subsp. strangulata cultivar AL8/78 chromosome 3, Aet v6.0, whole genome shotgun sequence genome window above contains:
- the LOC141020677 gene encoding uncharacterized protein, whose product is MSWPSSPGSSTTHSSNPFAGPEPSAAAIRDLNIEARFPILLDSSSTSYYAWKTYFNLVFREYYLTEHIDGSVDNAYMRGDPEWSAIEATIIRWFYQMVSKDIFHTVVAEDDDACTVWGKINSLFTDNKLQRLVFLQQEFFGCHQDNSTIDEYYMRLKMLADELRDRR